In Rosa chinensis cultivar Old Blush chromosome 1, RchiOBHm-V2, whole genome shotgun sequence, a genomic segment contains:
- the LOC121052897 gene encoding isocitrate dehydrogenase [NADP] peroxisomal-like, translating to MASTAPLIFPFLELDIKYFDLGLPNRDATSDRVTIESAEATLKYNVEIKCATITPDETRVKEFNLKQMWRGPNGTIRNILNGTVFREPIICRNVPRLVPGWTRPICIGRHAFGDQYRAIDAIIKGPGKLKLVFVPDGSNEKQEYEVFNFTGAGVVALSMYNTDESIRSFADASMNTAYQKKWPLYLSTKNTILKKYDGRFKDIFQEVYETHWRSRFEASSKYPSPTDIILAMTRKKSPSLVCNRKCQGDADGYDLVVVDAMHKATYASRICHSCRPNCEAKVTAVDDRYQIGIYTVRKIQYGEEITLDYNSIKEVIKEDMKRKLKNTNMKPLSHSTCLRVQVLFQRFYDIDEKLHVLSGLSISNVKSFIPQLRSKSAEYNPVYLQGRVENFINRLEELLQGLDDDSLENYRAGQIAKLLEKDPSLHYETNRYWL from the exons ATGGCCTCTACTGCTCCG CTTATTTTTCCCTTTCTGGAACTGGATATCAAGTACTTTGATCTTGGCCTCCCTAATCGTGATGCCACCAGTGATAGAGTCACAATTGAAAGTGCAGAAGCTACTCTTAA GTACAATGTAGAAATCAAGTGTGCAACTATAACTCCTG ATGAAACTCGTGTTAAGGAGTTCAACTTGAAACAGATGTGGAGGGGTCCAAATGGGACAATCCGGAACATTTTAAATG GTACTGTTTTTAGAGAACCTATTATCTGCAGAAATGTTCCCCGCCTTGTTCCAG GTTGGACGAGGCCAATATGCATTGGGAGGCATGCTTTCGGTGATCAGTACCGAGCAATTGATGCAATCATAAAAGGACCTGGGAAACTTAAATTAGTTTTTG TACCTGATGGGTCCAATGAGAAGCAAGAATATGAGGTTTTCAACTTTACTGGTGCTGGAGTGGTAGCTCTGTCAATGTATAACACTGATGAG TCTATCCGATCCTTTGCGGATGCATCTATGAATACTGCCTACCAGAAAAAGTGGCCACTTTATCTTAGCACTAAAAATACTATTCTCAAGAAATATGATGGAAG ATTCAAGGACATCTTCCAGGAAGTTTATGAAACTCATTGGAGATCCAGATTTGAAGCCTCATCGAAATATCCCTCCCCAACGGATATTATATTGGCCATGACAAGGAAGAAGAGTCCATCTTTAGTCTGCAACAGAAAATGTCAG GGTGATGCTGATGGGTATGATTTAGTTGTTGTTGATGCCATGCATAAAGCAACCTATGCAAGTAGAATTTGTCACTCGTGCCGACCTAATTGTGAAGCAAA AGTTACTGCTGTAGATGATCGTTACCAGATTGGAATCTATACTGTACGTAAGATTCAATACGGTGAAGAGATCACATTGGACTACAACTCTATTAAGGAG GTTATTAAAGAAGATATGAAGCGAAAGTTAAAGAACACCAATATGAAGCCTCTGAGTCACTCTACATGCTTGAGAGTGCAAGTTTTGTTCCAGAGATTCTATGATATTGATGAGAAGTTGCATGTTTTAAGTGGACTGTCTATTTCTAATGTGAAGTCATTTATTCCCCAGCTTCGGTCCAAG TCAGCTGAGTACAACCCAGTCTACTTGCAAGGGAGAGTTGAGAACTTTATAAATAGACTGGAGGAGTTGTTG CAAGGACTGGACGATGACTCTCTTGAGAATTACAGAGCTGGGCAAATCGCAAAGCTATTGGAGAAAGATCCATCCCTCCATTATGAAACCAATCGATATTGGTTATAG
- the LOC112200317 gene encoding TMV resistance protein N-like isoform X1, translating into MASTSSRRQWKYDVFLSFRGADTRDNITGHLYDALNRKGILTFMDDRELEKGKYIRAELLAAIEESRCAIVILSWRYARSSWCLDELVKIIQCMKELGQRVLPVFYGVNPSEVRHQRGSFELKWKPQVEVKVREHEEVYGKNVDRLNAWTAALTEVANLSGWDSKNYPFVRELIEEIVNHILKKSVYTSSSVDKGFIGMDSRIDDLLSNYICPQLCGVRFIGIHGMRGIGKTTVARAIYNEICQDFDRSCFLSNVREMSKNNGLVSLQEKLLSRILLAKIENIDDEYTGAAMIERRLCRIKVLVVIDDVDQLTQLEKLAGSHNCFGPGSRIIITTTDIQLLKAHDVDATYEANGLNSDEALQLLSLKAFKKCPPPDDYLHLCYHILGYAQGLPLALVVLGSFLFGRSTDEWVSAIDRLKNTPHKRIIEVLRISFDGLEEKDKEIFLHIACFYKGKDKDRVTQILDYCELNPVIGLSVLADRSLITISNNELSMHDLLQETGWEIVREQSPKEAGKRSRLWSHEDINNVLKRNKGTDSIQGMVMELTKLQVAHWKPEAFSNLSQLSLLHICNVDLPEGLTCLPNSLRLLEWTGYPLRSLPQNFEADELIELNLCHSNIEQLWKGTKNFDKLKFIKLCRSQNIVETPDLAGVQNLESLDLEGCENLVRIHQSLALLKKLIFVNLKDCKSLESLPSIIEMESLETLVLSNCSKVKKIPEFVGNMERLLVLCLDETAIEELPVSIERLTGLVSLNLSNCRNLVCLPSTINKLKSVENLNLSGCLKLGEHQVNVGEMECFEETDVNSGSAIEMSSTHDRIKYVGSSILPSGWVQKVNTEPTSFRLPISGLCNLTYLNLSNCNLGDGAFANEFGYFPSLVTLNLSGNNFVRLPSGIGLLSKLENFNLENCKRLQELSDLPSNSILDLRADGCTSLKYLFNASNLNRLNKSYFNFINCFNLTGNQGCNNVAFEMLKTFMNQGISNNRETFQIVIPGSNIPEWFSHRTDGRSLGVSLPAHWNNRRFLGFALCAVFVLHKHHRGKLSIDEFKTFNATHHLVCCLKLDGRELEVYGRQPAFRFSEEFCQVKSDHLWLFYISRDKYFGTEWWHNSCRRLEFLFKIRGPGLKVKECGVRLIYEQDVQEFNQTTTQSSSGMSPYEDILNGFDIPVAGKSGIPENQWHW; encoded by the exons TCCTGCCCGTCTTCTACGGCGTGAATCCTTCTGAAGTGCGGCACCAAAGGGGAAGTTTTGAGCTCAAATGGAAACCCCAAGTAGAAGTGAAAGTAAGGGAACATGAAGAAGTTTATGGGAAGAATGTGGACAGACTAAATGCCTGGACAGCTGCTTTGACAGAGGTCGCCAATCTTTCTGGCTGGGATTCCAAGAATTATCC ATTCGTAAGAGAACTAATTGAGGAAATTGTTAATCATATACTAAAGAAGTCCGTGTATACATCTTCAAGTGTTGACAAGGGCTTCATAGGAATGGATTCCCGCATTGATGATCTATTAAGCAATTACATATGTCCACAGCTTTGTGGGGTGCGTTTTATAGGGATCCATGGCATGCGGGGCATAGGTAAGACAACAGTTGCCCGAGCTATCTACAATGAAATTTGCCAGGATTTTGACCGAAGCTGCTTTCTTTCCAATGTTAGAGAAATGTCTAAAAACAATGGCCTAGTTTCTCTACAAGAAAAACTTCTTTCCAGAATCCTGCTggcaaaaattgaaaatatagaCGATGAATACACAGGAGCTGCTATGATAGAAAGGCGGTTGTGTAGAATAAAGGTGCTTGTTGTTATTGATGATGTGGATCAGTTGACACAATTAGAGAAATTGGCTGGAAGTCACAATTGTTTTGGTCCAGGGAGTAGAATTATCATAACCACCACAGATATTCAGTTGCTAAAGGCACATGATGTTGATGCTACATACGAGGCTAACGGGTTAAACTCTGATGAAGCACTtcaacttttgagtttgaaggcTTTTAAGAAATGTCCCCCACCAGATGATTATTTGCATCTGTGCTACCATATTTTAGGGTATGCTCAGGGGCTTCCATTGGCTCTTGTGGTTTTAGGTTCTTTTCTATTTGGTAGAAGCACTGATGAATGGGTAAGTGCAATCGATAGGCTAAAGAACACGCCACATAAACGAATTATTGAGGTGCTTCGGATTAGTTTTGATGGACTGgaagaaaaagacaaagaaatcTTCCTACATATTGCTTGCTTTTATAAGGGGAAGGATAAGGATCGTGTGACACAAATACTGGACTATTGCGAGCTAAACCCTGTCATTGGTTTAAGTGTCCTAGCTGATAGATCTCTCATAACTATCTCCAATAACGAACTGTCGATGCATGATTTGCTACAAGAAACAGGCTGGGAAATTGTTCGTGAGCAGTCTCCTAAAGAGGCAGGCAAACGTAGTAGATTATGGTCTCATGAAGACATCAACAATGTGCTTAAGAGAAATAAG GGAACAGATTCAATCCAAGGCATGGTAATGGAGTTGACTAAATTACAGGTGGCTCATTGGAAGCCAGAAGCCTTTTCAAATTTGTCTCAACTTAGTCTTCTTCATATTTGTAATGTGGACCTTCCCGAAGGCCTCACTTGTCTTCCTAATTCCTTGAGACTCCTCGAATGGACTGGGTATCCCTTAAGATCTCTCCCACAAAATTTTGAAGCAGATGAGCTTATTGAACTTAACTTGTGCCACAGCAACATTGAACAGCTTTGGAAGGGAACAAAG AATTTTGACAAGCTGAAGTTCATCAAACTTTGCCGTTCTCAAAACATTGTGGAGACCCCAGACCTCGCAGGCGTTCAGAATCTTGAGAGCTTAGATCTTGAAGGATGTGAGAATTTGGTAAGAATCCATCAATCCCTTGCATTGCTCAAAAAGCTTATCTTCGTGAATCTTAAAGACTGCAAAAGCCTCGAGAGTCTGCCAAGTATAATTGAAATGGAATCTCTTGAAACATTAGTTCTTTCTAACTGCTCAAAAGTTAAGAAGATTCCCGAGTTTGTTGGAAATATGGAACGTTTGTTGGTGCTTTGTCTTGATGAGACTGCCATTGAGGAACTGCCTGTTTCAATTGAACGGCTGACTGGCCTTGTGTCATTGAATCTAAGCAACTGCAGAAATCTTGTTTGTCTTCCAAGCACCATCAATAAATTGAAGTCTGTTGAAAATCTTAATCTTTCTGGATGCTTGAAACTAGGCGAACATCAGGTAAATGTGGGGGAGATGGAATGTTTTGAGGAAACTGATGTGAATAGTGGGTCTGCAATAGAAATGTCATCTACTCATGATCGCATAAAATATGTGGGAAGTTCAATCTTGCCTTCTGGATGGGTGCAAAAAGTGAATACAGAGCCAACGAGTTTCCGCTTGCCTATATCTGGTCTGTGTAATTTAACATATTTGAACCTGAGTAATTGCAATCTTGGTGACGGAGCATTTGCCAATGAATTTGGTTACTTTCCCTCTTTGGTGACCTTGAATCTAAGTGGAAACAATTTTGTTCGCCTTCCTTCAGGCATTGGATTGCTTTCTAAGCTTGAGAACTTTAACTTGGAGAATTGCAAGAGACTTCAAGAGTTGTCAGACCTTCCATCAAATAGTATACTTGATTTAAGGGCAGATGGTTGTACTTCACTGAAGTACTTGTTTAATGCATCAAATTTGAACAGACTAAACAaatcatatttcaatttcatcaattgcttcaatctaactggcaatcaaggatgcaatAACGTAGCATTTGAAATGCTGAAGACATTCATGAATCAG GGAATCTCTAATAACAGGGAAACTTTTCAAATTGTAATTCCTGGAAGTAATATTCCTGAGTGGTTCAGCCATCGGACTGATGGGCGTTCCTTAGGTGTATCTCTACCTGCACATTGGAATAACAGGCGATTTTTGGGATTTGCTTTGTGTGCTGTTTTTGTACTCCATAAGCACCATCGGGGTAAGCTTTCTATTGATGAATTCAAGACTTTTAATGCAACACATCATCTTGTATGTTGCCTGAAGCTCGATGGAAGAGAATTGGAAGTATATGGCAGACAGCCTGCATTTCGCTTTAGTGAAGAATTTTGCCAGGTTAAGTCAGATCACCTGTGGCTATTCTATATATCTCGTGATAAATACTTTGGTACAGAGTGGTGGCATAACAGTTGCAGACGGCTTGAGTTCTTATTTAAAATCAGAGGGCCGGGTCTGAAGGTGAAGGAGTGTGGAGTCCGTCTGATATATGAGCAAGATGTGCAAGAGTTCAACCAAACAACCACTCAATCAAGCAGTGGGATGTCTCCTTATGAGGATATATTGAATGGTTTTGACATTCCGGTTGCAGGGAAAAGTGGCATTCCGGAAAACCAGTGGCACTGGTAG
- the LOC112200317 gene encoding TMV resistance protein N-like isoform X2 has protein sequence MASTSSRRQWKYDVFLSFRGADTRDNITGHLYDALNRKGILTFMDDRELEKGKYIRAELLAAIEESRCAIVILSWRYARSSWCLDELVKIIQCMKELGQRVLPVFYGVNPSEVRHQRGSFELKWKPQVEVKVREHEEVYGKNVDRLNAWTAALTEVANLSGWDSKNYPFVRELIEEIVNHILKKSVYTSSSVDKGFIGMDSRIDDLLSNYICPQLCGVRFIGIHGMRGIDDEYTGAAMIERRLCRIKVLVVIDDVDQLTQLEKLAGSHNCFGPGSRIIITTTDIQLLKAHDVDATYEANGLNSDEALQLLSLKAFKKCPPPDDYLHLCYHILGYAQGLPLALVVLGSFLFGRSTDEWVSAIDRLKNTPHKRIIEVLRISFDGLEEKDKEIFLHIACFYKGKDKDRVTQILDYCELNPVIGLSVLADRSLITISNNELSMHDLLQETGWEIVREQSPKEAGKRSRLWSHEDINNVLKRNKGTDSIQGMVMELTKLQVAHWKPEAFSNLSQLSLLHICNVDLPEGLTCLPNSLRLLEWTGYPLRSLPQNFEADELIELNLCHSNIEQLWKGTKNFDKLKFIKLCRSQNIVETPDLAGVQNLESLDLEGCENLVRIHQSLALLKKLIFVNLKDCKSLESLPSIIEMESLETLVLSNCSKVKKIPEFVGNMERLLVLCLDETAIEELPVSIERLTGLVSLNLSNCRNLVCLPSTINKLKSVENLNLSGCLKLGEHQVNVGEMECFEETDVNSGSAIEMSSTHDRIKYVGSSILPSGWVQKVNTEPTSFRLPISGLCNLTYLNLSNCNLGDGAFANEFGYFPSLVTLNLSGNNFVRLPSGIGLLSKLENFNLENCKRLQELSDLPSNSILDLRADGCTSLKYLFNASNLNRLNKSYFNFINCFNLTGNQGCNNVAFEMLKTFMNQGISNNRETFQIVIPGSNIPEWFSHRTDGRSLGVSLPAHWNNRRFLGFALCAVFVLHKHHRGKLSIDEFKTFNATHHLVCCLKLDGRELEVYGRQPAFRFSEEFCQVKSDHLWLFYISRDKYFGTEWWHNSCRRLEFLFKIRGPGLKVKECGVRLIYEQDVQEFNQTTTQSSSGMSPYEDILNGFDIPVAGKSGIPENQWHW, from the exons TCCTGCCCGTCTTCTACGGCGTGAATCCTTCTGAAGTGCGGCACCAAAGGGGAAGTTTTGAGCTCAAATGGAAACCCCAAGTAGAAGTGAAAGTAAGGGAACATGAAGAAGTTTATGGGAAGAATGTGGACAGACTAAATGCCTGGACAGCTGCTTTGACAGAGGTCGCCAATCTTTCTGGCTGGGATTCCAAGAATTATCC ATTCGTAAGAGAACTAATTGAGGAAATTGTTAATCATATACTAAAGAAGTCCGTGTATACATCTTCAAGTGTTGACAAGGGCTTCATAGGAATGGATTCCCGCATTGATGATCTATTAAGCAATTACATATGTCCACAGCTTTGTGGGGTGCGTTTTATAGGGATCCATGGCATGCGGGGCATAG aCGATGAATACACAGGAGCTGCTATGATAGAAAGGCGGTTGTGTAGAATAAAGGTGCTTGTTGTTATTGATGATGTGGATCAGTTGACACAATTAGAGAAATTGGCTGGAAGTCACAATTGTTTTGGTCCAGGGAGTAGAATTATCATAACCACCACAGATATTCAGTTGCTAAAGGCACATGATGTTGATGCTACATACGAGGCTAACGGGTTAAACTCTGATGAAGCACTtcaacttttgagtttgaaggcTTTTAAGAAATGTCCCCCACCAGATGATTATTTGCATCTGTGCTACCATATTTTAGGGTATGCTCAGGGGCTTCCATTGGCTCTTGTGGTTTTAGGTTCTTTTCTATTTGGTAGAAGCACTGATGAATGGGTAAGTGCAATCGATAGGCTAAAGAACACGCCACATAAACGAATTATTGAGGTGCTTCGGATTAGTTTTGATGGACTGgaagaaaaagacaaagaaatcTTCCTACATATTGCTTGCTTTTATAAGGGGAAGGATAAGGATCGTGTGACACAAATACTGGACTATTGCGAGCTAAACCCTGTCATTGGTTTAAGTGTCCTAGCTGATAGATCTCTCATAACTATCTCCAATAACGAACTGTCGATGCATGATTTGCTACAAGAAACAGGCTGGGAAATTGTTCGTGAGCAGTCTCCTAAAGAGGCAGGCAAACGTAGTAGATTATGGTCTCATGAAGACATCAACAATGTGCTTAAGAGAAATAAG GGAACAGATTCAATCCAAGGCATGGTAATGGAGTTGACTAAATTACAGGTGGCTCATTGGAAGCCAGAAGCCTTTTCAAATTTGTCTCAACTTAGTCTTCTTCATATTTGTAATGTGGACCTTCCCGAAGGCCTCACTTGTCTTCCTAATTCCTTGAGACTCCTCGAATGGACTGGGTATCCCTTAAGATCTCTCCCACAAAATTTTGAAGCAGATGAGCTTATTGAACTTAACTTGTGCCACAGCAACATTGAACAGCTTTGGAAGGGAACAAAG AATTTTGACAAGCTGAAGTTCATCAAACTTTGCCGTTCTCAAAACATTGTGGAGACCCCAGACCTCGCAGGCGTTCAGAATCTTGAGAGCTTAGATCTTGAAGGATGTGAGAATTTGGTAAGAATCCATCAATCCCTTGCATTGCTCAAAAAGCTTATCTTCGTGAATCTTAAAGACTGCAAAAGCCTCGAGAGTCTGCCAAGTATAATTGAAATGGAATCTCTTGAAACATTAGTTCTTTCTAACTGCTCAAAAGTTAAGAAGATTCCCGAGTTTGTTGGAAATATGGAACGTTTGTTGGTGCTTTGTCTTGATGAGACTGCCATTGAGGAACTGCCTGTTTCAATTGAACGGCTGACTGGCCTTGTGTCATTGAATCTAAGCAACTGCAGAAATCTTGTTTGTCTTCCAAGCACCATCAATAAATTGAAGTCTGTTGAAAATCTTAATCTTTCTGGATGCTTGAAACTAGGCGAACATCAGGTAAATGTGGGGGAGATGGAATGTTTTGAGGAAACTGATGTGAATAGTGGGTCTGCAATAGAAATGTCATCTACTCATGATCGCATAAAATATGTGGGAAGTTCAATCTTGCCTTCTGGATGGGTGCAAAAAGTGAATACAGAGCCAACGAGTTTCCGCTTGCCTATATCTGGTCTGTGTAATTTAACATATTTGAACCTGAGTAATTGCAATCTTGGTGACGGAGCATTTGCCAATGAATTTGGTTACTTTCCCTCTTTGGTGACCTTGAATCTAAGTGGAAACAATTTTGTTCGCCTTCCTTCAGGCATTGGATTGCTTTCTAAGCTTGAGAACTTTAACTTGGAGAATTGCAAGAGACTTCAAGAGTTGTCAGACCTTCCATCAAATAGTATACTTGATTTAAGGGCAGATGGTTGTACTTCACTGAAGTACTTGTTTAATGCATCAAATTTGAACAGACTAAACAaatcatatttcaatttcatcaattgcttcaatctaactggcaatcaaggatgcaatAACGTAGCATTTGAAATGCTGAAGACATTCATGAATCAG GGAATCTCTAATAACAGGGAAACTTTTCAAATTGTAATTCCTGGAAGTAATATTCCTGAGTGGTTCAGCCATCGGACTGATGGGCGTTCCTTAGGTGTATCTCTACCTGCACATTGGAATAACAGGCGATTTTTGGGATTTGCTTTGTGTGCTGTTTTTGTACTCCATAAGCACCATCGGGGTAAGCTTTCTATTGATGAATTCAAGACTTTTAATGCAACACATCATCTTGTATGTTGCCTGAAGCTCGATGGAAGAGAATTGGAAGTATATGGCAGACAGCCTGCATTTCGCTTTAGTGAAGAATTTTGCCAGGTTAAGTCAGATCACCTGTGGCTATTCTATATATCTCGTGATAAATACTTTGGTACAGAGTGGTGGCATAACAGTTGCAGACGGCTTGAGTTCTTATTTAAAATCAGAGGGCCGGGTCTGAAGGTGAAGGAGTGTGGAGTCCGTCTGATATATGAGCAAGATGTGCAAGAGTTCAACCAAACAACCACTCAATCAAGCAGTGGGATGTCTCCTTATGAGGATATATTGAATGGTTTTGACATTCCGGTTGCAGGGAAAAGTGGCATTCCGGAAAACCAGTGGCACTGGTAG